The genomic region CTGTCGACCGCCACGTCCCACCCCGGTCGCGTCGTGGGCATCCACTTCTTCAACCCGGCCCCGGTCCAGCAGCTCGTCGAGGTGGTGCGCACGGTCGTCACCGACCCGGTGGTGCTGGCCGACGTTCAGGCCGTGCTGGGCCGCCTGGGCAAGAGCCCGGTGGTGTGCGGCGACAAGGCGGGGTTCATCGCCAACACGCTGCTCTTCGGCTACCTCAACCACGCCGCGTCGATGTTCGAGGGCAAGTACGCCTCGCGCGAGGACATCGACGCCGCGATGCGCTTCGGCTGCGGCTACCCGATGGGCCCGCTGGCGCTGCTCGACCTGATCGGTCTCGACACGGCGTACGAGATCCTCGAGACGATGTACCGCCAGGGCCGCGACCGGCTGCACGCGCCCACGCCGATCCTCAAGCAGATGGTCACCGCGGGCCTGCTGGGCCGCAAGACCGGCCGCGGTTTCTACACCTACGAGGCGCCCGACAGCCCGACCGTGGTGCCCGACGCGGCGACCCCGTCGGCCGACGACGCACCGCAGCTCAAGCACGACATCCGCACCGTCGGCGTCGTCGGCACCGGCACCATGGCCGCCGGCATCGTCGAGGTCTTCGCCAAGGCGGGCCACGACGTGGTGTGCGTGGGGCGCGCCGAGTCGAAGGTCGAGGGCGTGCGCGCGGCGATCACCAGGAACTTCGACAAGCAGATCCAGCGCGGCCGGGCCACCGAGGAGCAGAAGAGCGAGGTGCTGGCGCGCGTCAGCGGCACCACCAGCCTCGACGACCTCGCGCAGGTCGACCTGGTCGTCGAGGCGATCGCCGAGGACCTGGCGATCAAGACCACGCTCTTCGAGAACCTCGACGAGATCTGCCGGCCCGGCGCCATCCTGGCCACGACCACCTCGTCGCTGCCGATCATCGAGATGGCCCGGGTGACCTCGCGTCCCCAGGACGTCGTCGGGATGCACTTCTTCAACCCCGCCACGATCATGAAGCTGGTCGAGGTGGTCTCGACCGTGGCCACCGACGACGACGTCGCGGAGACCACGCGG from Nocardioides salarius harbors:
- a CDS encoding 3-hydroxyacyl-CoA dehydrogenase family protein, translated to MTTSPETAATPAASREFTTIGVVGLGTMGAGIAEVFARHGFDVVGVELDDEGAARGRRHLEASTGRAVARGKLTEEEAAELVGRIRTTTSLGDLAGADLVIEAVVESVATKQQIFRELDSIVDASTILATNTSSLSVTELSTATSHPGRVVGIHFFNPAPVQQLVEVVRTVVTDPVVLADVQAVLGRLGKSPVVCGDKAGFIANTLLFGYLNHAASMFEGKYASREDIDAAMRFGCGYPMGPLALLDLIGLDTAYEILETMYRQGRDRLHAPTPILKQMVTAGLLGRKTGRGFYTYEAPDSPTVVPDAATPSADDAPQLKHDIRTVGVVGTGTMAAGIVEVFAKAGHDVVCVGRAESKVEGVRAAITRNFDKQIQRGRATEEQKSEVLARVSGTTSLDDLAQVDLVVEAIAEDLAIKTTLFENLDEICRPGAILATTTSSLPIIEMARVTSRPQDVVGMHFFNPATIMKLVEVVSTVATDDDVAETTRALCAKIGKVAVSCADRAGFIVNALLFPYLNDAVKMLEAHYATADDIDTAMKQGCALPMGPFELLDVVGNDVSLAIQRELYLEFREPGFAPAPLLEHLVTAGYLGRKTKRGFRDYSSR